AGACTGTCACGGATCTGCCTATTTTGCGCATTTGGCAAAACAAAAAGAGACAGATCAAATCTGGCTCTTTGCTGCCTTGCTTATAGAAGCGCAGTAGAATTACTGCGCTGGAACTTGTGGAGTCAGAACAGCTTTACGGGACAGGTTAATGCGACCCTGCTGATCGATTTCCGTAACTTTTACCGTAATCTGATCGCCAATCGCAACGACATCTTCTACCTTCGCTACGCGTTCGGTAGACAGCTGCGAAATGTGAACGAGACCGTCTTTGTTCGGGAGAATTTCGACAAACGCGCCGAATTTCTCGATCCGTTTTACAGTTCCGAGGTAAACCTCGCCAATAACGACTTCTTTTACGATACCCTCGATGATGGCTTTCGCTTTTTGGTTCATCTCTTCGTTCGAAGAAGCGATAAAGACCATACCATCCTGCTCGATATCGATTTTCACGCCGGTTTCTTCAATAATTTTATTGATGATTTTACCGCCGGAGCCGATAACGTCACGGATCTTATCGGGATTGATACGAAGGGTAAGGATCTTGGGAGCGTATTGCGACAGGCTCGAACGCGACTGGGACATAACGGCAGTCATTTTACCGAGAATGTGCATACGGCCAATACGGGCTTGTTCCAGTGCCTGCGACAAGATCGCACGGTCGATTCCGTTAATTTTGATATCCATTTGAATAGCTGTAACACCTTGGGCTGTACCTGCAACTTTAAAGTCCATGTCGCCAAGATGATCTTCCATCCCTTGAATATCGGACAGGATCGAGAAATGGTCTCCGTCTTTGATCAGACCCATTGCGATACCGGCTACTGGGGCTTTAATCGGTACGCCTGCATCCATCATAGCCAGCGTGCTCGCGCAAATACTTGCCTGTGAAGTGGAACCGTTGGATTCGAGAACTTCGGAAACTAGACGGATAGTGTAAGGGAATTCCGTTTCGGATGGAATAACCTTCGAGAGTGCGCGTTCGCCAAGTGCGCCATGACCAATCTCGCGGCGGCCAGGAGGACGCAGAGGACGGGCTTCGCCCACGCTGAAAGGCGGGAAGTTGTAATGATGCATAAAGCGTTTCGTCTCTTCAGGGCTAATGCCGTCCAAGATTTGAACATCGCCAAGCGCACCAAGCGTACAGATGCTGAGCGCCTGTGTTTGTCCACGTGTGAACAAGCCGGAGCCGTGCGTACGCGGCAGCAAGGCAACATCACACTCAATTGGACGGATCTCTTCTAGAGCGCGGCCGTCAGGACGTACTTTATCATGAGTGATCAATCGGCGTACTTCTTCTTTGACGATGTCATACAGTACTTCCTTCACATCGGCAAGAAGTTCTGGAGTTTCGGCATACACTTCTTCAAAATGAGCAACGGTGTCACCGTTAACAGCGTCGATCGCATCTTGACGTGCATGCTTCTCCGGAATACGGATCGCTTCAACCAGCTTGTCCGAAGCAAAGGCACGAACGGCGGCATTCACTTCAGCGTTAACCGCGTGAAGTTTTACTTCCATTTTTGGTTTGCCCGCAGCGGCTTGCAGCTCTTCGATCATAGCGACGATTTTCTTGATCTCGTCATGCCCGAACATGATCGCTTCCAGCATCACATCTTCCGCAACTTCATTTCCTTCTGCCTCTACCATCATGATTGCGTCTTTTGTGCCGGCAACCGTTACGAAGATTTCAGTCTCCGCTTCTTGTTCCACAGTCGGGTTAATAATGAATTGACCATTGACTCGGCCTACGTTTACGCCGCCGATAGGACCGTTAAATGGTACGTCGGAAATGCTCAGTGCTGCGGAAGTACCGATCATCGCCGCAATTTCCGGCGTGCAGTTCTGGTCTACGCTCATTACGATATTAGCTACTTGTACATCGTTACGGAAGCCTTCCGGGAACAGTGGGCGAATCGGACGGTCTGTCAAACGGCTCGACAAAATCGCCTTCTCGCTTGGGCGTCCTTCGCGTTTAATAAATCCGCCTGGAATTTTACCTACAGCGTACAGACGCTCTTCATAGTTAACCGTTAGCGGGAAGAAGTCTAAATCTTTGGGCTCAGCCGAAGCGGTAACGGTACAGAGAACTACTGTATCCCCGTAGCGAACCGTTACTGCCGCATTAGCCTGTTTTGCCAAACGGCCTGTTTCCAGCACAAGCGTTCTGCCGCCTAATAACATCTCTACTCGTTGCAAACGTATTCCCTCCTAAAAAGAATTGTGAAGCAATTCTTGCCTCTTAAGCAAGTGCTTATAGAATTGTGAAGCAATATGTAACCATTGAATTTCTTTACATTCGAGAACAGGATTGGTATATCCTGCTGAATCTTTTGATATTACAAAAAGCAACCCGATTCTGCCGGATCCGGTAGCCCGGACGGCAAGACAACCAGGTTGCTTTTCATGAAACATGTTCTATCGGCGAAGGCCGAGTTTTTCGATCAATGCGCTGTAACGTCTAACATCTTTGTTTTTCAGGTATGCCAACAGCTTACGGCGTTGACCTACCATCTTGAGCAGACCACGGCGGGAATGATGATCTTTCTTGTGCTCCCGCAAGTGTTGCGTCAAGTTCACGATGTTTTCCGTCAGGATAGCCACTTGAACTTCCGGGGAACCCGTGTCGCTCGCGTGTGTTTTGTGAGTCTCGATCAGTTGTGTTTTACGATCTTGTGTAATTGCCATCCTCGTTCACCTCCTATTTCAGTTAATCGCCATTAGCCTCGAAACCGCCGGTGAGAGCAGATTCCCAAGCTAAGGTTCAAATGCGGTACGATTCCGGACAAGCCGTTCTCGCCCACAACGTTACTTAGTATAGCACAATGAAGAAGGCAAGTAAATGCTGCCGCTTAGGATAGACCAAAGAATTGCTTGGTTTGCTTCGCGTCTTCCCCAATCTGTTCGATTAATTCATGTACGGAGCCAAAACGTTTCTCCGCACGGATAAAGGAGTGGAACTCCAGCGTGATTGGCTCTCCATATATCTCTTGATGAAAATCGAACAGATGCGCCTCCAGTACGGGACGGATCTCTTCTTTGTTAAACGTTGGCTTCATTCCGTGATTAAGCACGCCGTAATAAGTCTTCCCTGCCACCATTGCCTTAATGGCAAATACCCCAAGACAAGGGGTTACGTAAGGCTTGGACAAACCTACATTGGCTGTCGGGAAACCAATTGTTCTTCCGCGCGCGTCACCGTGTACAACGATGCCATCCACTTCATAAGGGCGGCCAAGAAGAGTTGTTGCCAGCGCAATGTCACCCTTCTCCAGTGCGGCCCGGATATACGTGCTGCTTACCTTTTCGCCATTCTCGTAAAGAGGCTCGACAATGTCAACGGTAATATCGGGACTGCTTAACGTTCTCATCATTTCCGGGTTGCCCTTGCCTTTGGCGCCAAAAGTGAAATCAAATCCGACAATAACATGTTCTGCATGCAGAGGACGCAATACTTCCTCTACAAACTGCTGCGGACTGATTGCCGCAAAGGTCAGATCAAATTTCACTACAAGCATGATGTCAACACCAAGCTCGGCAAATAAAGCCTGCTTCTCTTCCGGCGGCGTTAGGCAGCTGAAATATTGATCGCCTTGCCCAAGAACCTCTTTCGGATGCGGCAGGAAGGTCATAACGGCAGACAATGCCCCTGTTTCCTTCGCTATTTGTACCGCCTGGGTAATCACGTTCCGATGGCCGCGGTGAACACCGTCAAAATGTCCGATTGCCACGGCAAGCTTCTTGTTCTTAAGCAAAGCCGGGTATTCGGTTAAAGGATAAGTAAGGGATATAATTTCCATGCTGATACACCTGCAATTCCTCTATATAATCCCGGTTAGGAAAATACTTTCACCGGCTTAAGCGCCGATGCTTGATCATCGGCCTCAAAAATTCCGATAAAAGCATCATTCTCGCCATATAGGCGTACGAGACTGCTGGAATCGAAGGAAGCGGCCATCCGATTGTACGGTATTTTCTGCCCTCGAAGTGCCATCTCGGTAACCGCTGCATTTGCTTGAACCCGTTGAAGATGATCAATGGCGATATCAGCCGGAAGCATTTTCTCCTCCAGCTTCCCTGCTGCCTGCAGCTCCTCCAGCTCTTCAAGCGTGACGCATTGCTCTCTGGTAATTCCTCCGGACATCGTCCGAGTGAGCTCTGCCATCGCAGCCGGAACGCCAAGCGCACGGCCGATATCTACGCATAGCGTACGAATATACGTACCCTTGGAGCAGATGACGGAAAAAGCGAAACGGGGTTTATCCGCATCAAGATCCACGTTCAGAAGATCAATCTGATGGATTGTCACTTTGCGTGACTTCCGTTCAACGGTCTTGCCTTCCCTAGCGAGCTCATAAAGCCGCTTGCCATCTACCTTCACAGCGGAGAACATCGGAGGAACCTGATCGATCTCGCCAACAAAGCTTTGCAATACCTGCAGCACCTGTTCTCTCGTAACTATAATTCCAGTCTGCTCTTCAAGGACTGTCCCCGTCAAGTCTTCTGTATCTGTAGCTGTACCGAGTTGAATGACGGCCTCGTAGGCTTTAGGTCTCTCCTGCAAATATTCAACCACTCTTGTTGATCTACCTAGGCATAGCGGCAAGACGCCGGTAACCATCGGATCAAGAGTTCCCGCATGCCCGATACGCTTCATACGAACGATTCGCCGTACTTTCGCCACTACATCATGCGAAGTCCAACCGGCAGGCTTCCATACGGCAATAATTCCGTCCATCTATTCATTCAACGCCTTTCTAACTGCTTCAACAAGTTCCTGCATCGCTTCTGTAAGTGTCCCTTGCATCCGGCAACCAGCCGCACGGACATGGCCGCCGCCGCCTAAGGTTTGAGCAATGGCAGCGACATCCGCTTTTCCCGCAGATCGAAGACTTGCCTTAACTCCGCCATCTTCCGTTTCTTTGAAAAGAATCCCGACTTCCACGCCGTCAATATTAAGCGCGTAATTGACGATCCCTTCCAAATCATCAGGCACAGCGCCTATTTCTTTCATGTCGTCCTTGCCTACATACAGCCAGCCAATCTGCTGATCCTCCGTAAAGGTCAATCTCGCCAAGCAGCGCTGAAGAAGCTTCAGCTTAGCCATCGTCATTTTTTCAAGCAAATGATCGGCAAGCTGGTGTCCCGGCGCACCGAGAGAGAGCATGCGGGAAGCAACATCCATCACTTTAGGACTTGTATTGGAATAACGGAAACCACCGGTATCCGTAAGCAGTCCTGTATAGATGGCCGTTGCGCATGCCTCATCGATGTTCAAACCGGACAATTCGATCAGATCAAACAGGATCTCGACCGTAGCTGCTGCGTCTGGACGAATGACATTAACGGCTCCAAACCCGTCATTAGTTGGGTGATGGTCGATATTAAGTATTTTTGCATCCTGCGCAAACAAGGCTGAAACCTCGCCAATACGCCGAAAATCGGCGCAATCGACCGCAATAACATGCGTGTACGTTTGCCCCGGCTTCTCCTTGCGATAGTTGACGATTTGATCAAAGCCTCGTAAGTAGTTAAGCCGTGAAGGAGATTCTCCTTCATTGATCAGCGTTTTTGTTTTTCCCAATTGATCAAGCATCCAGCCTATAACCGATGTTGAGCTGATTGCATCCCCATCGGGCTGCACGTGGGAGACGACCAAGAAGTCGTCTCCTTCCCGCATAAATGCAAGTGCAGCTTCAAGCTGTTGCCCGTAGTCTGCGCCGGCCGTCATTGACCTTTGTTCCCACGGTTAATTTCTTCGAGCAGCCCTTCAATGCGGCTACCATACTCGATGCTGCTGTCGAACTTGAACAGCAGCTCCGGTGTATGACGGAGACGCATCCGCTTGCCAAGTTCGGAACGGAGA
This region of Paenibacillus sp. JDR-2 genomic DNA includes:
- the rpsO gene encoding 30S ribosomal protein S15; translation: MAITQDRKTQLIETHKTHASDTGSPEVQVAILTENIVNLTQHLREHKKDHHSRRGLLKMVGQRRKLLAYLKNKDVRRYSALIEKLGLRR
- a CDS encoding DHH family phosphoesterase produces the protein MTAGADYGQQLEAALAFMREGDDFLVVSHVQPDGDAISSTSVIGWMLDQLGKTKTLINEGESPSRLNYLRGFDQIVNYRKEKPGQTYTHVIAVDCADFRRIGEVSALFAQDAKILNIDHHPTNDGFGAVNVIRPDAAATVEILFDLIELSGLNIDEACATAIYTGLLTDTGGFRYSNTSPKVMDVASRMLSLGAPGHQLADHLLEKMTMAKLKLLQRCLARLTFTEDQQIGWLYVGKDDMKEIGAVPDDLEGIVNYALNIDGVEVGILFKETEDGGVKASLRSAGKADVAAIAQTLGGGGHVRAAGCRMQGTLTEAMQELVEAVRKALNE
- the truB gene encoding tRNA pseudouridine(55) synthase TruB, translating into MDGIIAVWKPAGWTSHDVVAKVRRIVRMKRIGHAGTLDPMVTGVLPLCLGRSTRVVEYLQERPKAYEAVIQLGTATDTEDLTGTVLEEQTGIIVTREQVLQVLQSFVGEIDQVPPMFSAVKVDGKRLYELAREGKTVERKSRKVTIHQIDLLNVDLDADKPRFAFSVICSKGTYIRTLCVDIGRALGVPAAMAELTRTMSGGITREQCVTLEELEELQAAGKLEEKMLPADIAIDHLQRVQANAAVTEMALRGQKIPYNRMAASFDSSSLVRLYGENDAFIGIFEADDQASALKPVKVFS
- the pnp gene encoding polyribonucleotide nucleotidyltransferase — translated: MLLGGRTLVLETGRLAKQANAAVTVRYGDTVVLCTVTASAEPKDLDFFPLTVNYEERLYAVGKIPGGFIKREGRPSEKAILSSRLTDRPIRPLFPEGFRNDVQVANIVMSVDQNCTPEIAAMIGTSAALSISDVPFNGPIGGVNVGRVNGQFIINPTVEQEAETEIFVTVAGTKDAIMMVEAEGNEVAEDVMLEAIMFGHDEIKKIVAMIEELQAAAGKPKMEVKLHAVNAEVNAAVRAFASDKLVEAIRIPEKHARQDAIDAVNGDTVAHFEEVYAETPELLADVKEVLYDIVKEEVRRLITHDKVRPDGRALEEIRPIECDVALLPRTHGSGLFTRGQTQALSICTLGALGDVQILDGISPEETKRFMHHYNFPPFSVGEARPLRPPGRREIGHGALGERALSKVIPSETEFPYTIRLVSEVLESNGSTSQASICASTLAMMDAGVPIKAPVAGIAMGLIKDGDHFSILSDIQGMEDHLGDMDFKVAGTAQGVTAIQMDIKINGIDRAILSQALEQARIGRMHILGKMTAVMSQSRSSLSQYAPKILTLRINPDKIRDVIGSGGKIINKIIEETGVKIDIEQDGMVFIASSNEEMNQKAKAIIEGIVKEVVIGEVYLGTVKRIEKFGAFVEILPNKDGLVHISQLSTERVAKVEDVVAIGDQITVKVTEIDQQGRINLSRKAVLTPQVPAQ
- a CDS encoding bifunctional riboflavin kinase/FAD synthetase; protein product: MEIISLTYPLTEYPALLKNKKLAVAIGHFDGVHRGHRNVITQAVQIAKETGALSAVMTFLPHPKEVLGQGDQYFSCLTPPEEKQALFAELGVDIMLVVKFDLTFAAISPQQFVEEVLRPLHAEHVIVGFDFTFGAKGKGNPEMMRTLSSPDITVDIVEPLYENGEKVSSTYIRAALEKGDIALATTLLGRPYEVDGIVVHGDARGRTIGFPTANVGLSKPYVTPCLGVFAIKAMVAGKTYYGVLNHGMKPTFNKEEIRPVLEAHLFDFHQEIYGEPITLEFHSFIRAEKRFGSVHELIEQIGEDAKQTKQFFGLS